In a genomic window of Candidatus Bathyarchaeota archaeon:
- a CDS encoding V-type ATP synthase subunit B, with protein MVTGSGLEYKGVASISGPIIVVENVQNVAYDELVAVKTQRGETRLGKVTQVTQKAVTVQVFEGTTGLSPSETRTRFLGRSLEVPVSTEMLGRVMNSFGEPIDGHPRFFTEEKRDVNGYPLNPVSREYPKEFIQTGISAIDGLTSLVRGQKLPVFSGPGLSHNELAAQIVRQAQIRSGGEDFNIVFIAMGLEHDDAAFFQKSFEETGAIKNVAMFLNLAEDPPVERIITPRAGLTLAEYLAYDQDRHVLVLLTDMTNYCEALREVSASMEEVPSRKGYPGYMYSDLASLYERAGRIKGKKGSITQMPILTMPNDDITHPIPDLTGYITEGQIVLSRSLEKQGIYPPIYISTSLSRLMKDGIGKGSTREDHASVSSQLYSAYAQYNAVKSLATIIGEEGLGIRDKEYLRFGEAFEKTLINQGRNENRSIEETLAIAWDALSILPEEELTSIKPEYIQKYYPKFASEVR; from the coding sequence ATGGTTACAGGTTCAGGTTTAGAATACAAAGGCGTCGCATCCATCTCAGGACCCATCATCGTGGTAGAAAACGTGCAAAACGTCGCCTACGACGAACTCGTTGCAGTCAAGACACAGAGAGGCGAAACCAGGCTTGGCAAAGTCACACAAGTCACTCAGAAAGCCGTAACGGTACAGGTTTTTGAAGGCACCACAGGGTTGTCCCCTTCCGAGACGCGCACCCGCTTCTTGGGTCGCTCGCTCGAAGTTCCCGTCTCCACAGAAATGCTGGGGCGCGTCATGAACAGCTTCGGCGAACCCATCGACGGCCACCCACGCTTTTTCACTGAAGAAAAACGCGATGTCAACGGCTACCCCCTAAACCCCGTCTCACGTGAATACCCCAAAGAATTCATCCAAACAGGCATATCCGCCATCGACGGCTTAACCAGCCTTGTCCGAGGACAAAAACTCCCAGTGTTTAGCGGTCCCGGCTTATCCCATAACGAATTGGCAGCGCAGATTGTGCGGCAAGCCCAGATTCGCAGCGGTGGCGAAGACTTCAACATTGTCTTCATCGCCATGGGGCTTGAACATGATGACGCAGCGTTTTTCCAGAAGAGCTTTGAAGAAACCGGCGCCATCAAAAACGTCGCGATGTTTCTTAACCTCGCCGAAGACCCCCCTGTGGAACGCATAATCACTCCACGTGCGGGCTTGACGTTAGCGGAATATTTGGCTTACGACCAAGACCGCCATGTACTGGTCTTGTTAACTGACATGACTAACTACTGTGAGGCGCTCCGAGAAGTCAGCGCATCTATGGAAGAAGTGCCCAGCCGCAAAGGCTACCCCGGCTACATGTACAGCGACTTAGCAAGCCTCTACGAACGCGCTGGACGTATTAAAGGCAAAAAGGGCAGCATCACCCAGATGCCCATCTTAACCATGCCCAACGACGACATAACTCACCCCATCCCTGACTTAACTGGCTACATCACCGAAGGACAAATCGTGCTGTCGCGCTCACTTGAAAAGCAGGGCATCTACCCGCCTATCTACATCTCCACCAGCCTTAGCCGCCTCATGAAAGACGGCATTGGCAAAGGCAGCACCCGCGAGGACCATGCCAGCGTCTCCAGCCAACTCTACAGCGCCTACGCCCAGTACAACGCCGTCAAATCCTTAGCCACCATCATCGGCGAGGAAGGCCTAGGAATCCGCGACAAAGAGTATCTGCGCTTCGGCGAAGCGTTTGAGAAAACCCTCATCAACCAAGGCAGAAACGAGAACCGCAGCATCGAAGAAACCCTTGCCATCGCATGGGACGCCCTCTCGATTTTGCCTGAAGAAGAATTAACCAGCATCAAACCCGAATACATCCAAAAATACTATCCCAAATTTGCAAGCGAGGTCCGCTAA